In the Pedobacter cryoconitis genome, CATGCTGATAATTTTCTTGTTTTTACCTGCATTCGTTTCTTTAATTCCCTGAATTTTTGAAACCCCTTCTGCCCCGCCTAAACTTTTCAAACCTGAATCAAAAAGCAAAATCACATCTGGATTAGCTTTCACTAAAGCTTCAGCAGTTAAAGGTTTGTAATCAGCAAATTCGGTTACCGCATTCTGACCACCTGCCAAAACAATTGCTTTCTCTACTTGCGTACCTGTACCACCAACCATCATAGTCCCGGTACCCCTTGCATAAATGAATAACACTTTAGGCTTGCTGACCGCTGGTTTAACTTTTGCCAGGTCCTGGTCTAATATTTTGATCAGTGAATCTCCTTTAGTCTTCACATGCAGACTATCGGTCAGGGTGTGGATCAGCTCTTTTGTTCCTTTGACAGAAAACTCCTGATCAACTAATAAAAGCTTCACACCAGCAGTTTTAAATTGCGCTTCCAATGCTGGGCTAAAATCTTTTTTAATACCGATCACCAAGCCTGGTTGTAAGGCTAAAATCCCTTCTGCATTAATGTTACGGTTATGCCCTACCTTTGGTTTTGCTTTCAAACCTTCCGGATAATTACTGGTAATATCTGTACCTACAATATTCTTTTCTAAACCTGCACCAGCCAATACTTCGCTGATTGACCCGCTTAGGGAAACGATTTTAATACTGTCAGCAAGACCTGCTGCAGCTTCTTGTTTGTTTGCATTGCAGGCTCCCAAACTAATGGCTGCCAACGCGACTGCTAATAATGTAATTTTCATAATTTTTATTTGAAGAATGATTTGGTCCTTTAATTAACTAAAGGCGGCTTTCATATCCATGAAAGCCTGCCTTCGCAACCTAAACTAACCAAGTTTATGCCTTTTTTACCAGTTTGTATTCGATTACTGGTTTACCGCGAACTCCTGCGTCCTTTTCATGGAAGCTCACAAATTTCAATTTATAGATATTTCCTGCACCATCTTTAACCAGGTAGAAACGATCTGTTTTTACACCTATTGGCGTACCCGAAGTAATTCTCCAGTTACCAGCGATAACTTCTCTTTTACCTGCAAATACTTTTCCTGTTAAGTTTGCTTCTGCGAAATCTGCAAAAGTAACTTTGCTATCTGCTACGCTCACTTCTGCTGCAGTTACCCCGCCAACAAAGTTGATCAGGACAAAATCAGAGAAAGTATAAGGTATAGTTGCATTTGCTTTATAAGTTGCCAATGTCCACTGGATATCCCAGTTTGCTTTTGCGGGCTCTACCTCAACTGCTCCTGTTTTGAAGGACACATATTTAAAGTTGAAAGCTCCGTCCTTCGCAACGTTCAGCGTCTTGAATGTTTTATCAGTGATTTTGGCGTATTGTAAAGTATAACCAGCACCTGCACGGATTACGCGGATTTTTTGCCACCCCGTAGTACCACCACGATTTACGATATAAACTTTATTGTCTGCATCGGTCGCTGAAATAGTTTTAATTACCGTACCAGCTAAATAGGTTGCAGCATCCCCATCAACTGGATCGATATAATTAAAACCACCCGCACCCTGACCCAGGTTTAAATCCCCTGAGATTGCTAATGCTGTCGTATCTGCTTCAGTAACCAGGTTTAAATCTGTTTTAGCTAATGCAATGGCAGTTGCACCTACAGTATGGTTCAGGATTACTTTAAAATCATCACCTGAATAAAATCCAAGATCCCATGAAGTACGGGCTACGGATGTTTGTTTATCTGTACTAAAATCTACAAAAACACTGTTTCCGGCAGCTGTACCCGGTTCAGAGCCGACCAGTCCGTTTAAGGTAAGTGTACTTCCTGAAGAAGCAGGGGTAACAATAATTGGGTCACTATCTTTTTTGCAGGCTGTAAAAACAGTTGCCAGGCAAAGTAAAGTGAGGAGTGGAGTAAATTTTTTCATGTTGTGGGTTGTTAATAAATTATTTAATTTTTTGTCCAGTTAAAGCTTAGTCCGACTACATAAGAGCGGCCGTAACTCGTAGGGATAGACTGCCCTCCTGTACCATGCGCACCTCCAGTGCCTAAAGAAGAATTACTGAGTGTGGTTAGGT is a window encoding:
- a CDS encoding heme/hemin ABC transporter substrate-binding protein, giving the protein MKITLLAVALAAISLGACNANKQEAAAGLADSIKIVSLSGSISEVLAGAGLEKNIVGTDITSNYPEGLKAKPKVGHNRNINAEGILALQPGLVIGIKKDFSPALEAQFKTAGVKLLLVDQEFSVKGTKELIHTLTDSLHVKTKGDSLIKILDQDLAKVKPAVSKPKVLFIYARGTGTMMVGGTGTQVEKAIVLAGGQNAVTEFADYKPLTAEALVKANPDVILLFDSGLKSLGGAEGVSKIQGIKETNAGKNKKIISMDGELLGSFGPRLGIAIQELATKIN
- a CDS encoding HmuY family protein, translating into MKKFTPLLTLLCLATVFTACKKDSDPIIVTPASSGSTLTLNGLVGSEPGTAAGNSVFVDFSTDKQTSVARTSWDLGFYSGDDFKVILNHTVGATAIALAKTDLNLVTEADTTALAISGDLNLGQGAGGFNYIDPVDGDAATYLAGTVIKTISATDADNKVYIVNRGGTTGWQKIRVIRAGAGYTLQYAKITDKTFKTLNVAKDGAFNFKYVSFKTGAVEVEPAKANWDIQWTLATYKANATIPYTFSDFVLINFVGGVTAAEVSVADSKVTFADFAEANLTGKVFAGKREVIAGNWRITSGTPIGVKTDRFYLVKDGAGNIYKLKFVSFHEKDAGVRGKPVIEYKLVKKA